One Aspergillus oryzae RIB40 DNA, chromosome 2 genomic window carries:
- a CDS encoding uncharacterized protein (predicted protein): MLFTLVIWVLSILKLALAIILYLIFLFHHIPSQDGSLKAYCRRKIKTRLTRIVRRKVDKALAKGMVLQERKPTQPNMGLNTNPTLPTVGSDDKAPTVTTLSRSTTQTTLRSYSSRPGTAAPDRAPTLPSVAAFEDKPPLSRTMTQSSAYSASTSLSGSTAVSGYSPLDRQSSPVPPVPPLPTQIPMPVSRIQTPMSRFNNTPGPATAPSVGGVSGMASAHSFGDTGDTQSPYDTYAPHDLASTAPYHSYSPTETTARTMTPGRSMSPGENGPLRTFSPPGPSGTPTLPPLTGYPARSFGAAGQPPARPQPSFSPVDGAVMRNFSPVASRGDPRPSGSDGYAPFNPPSRNSPAPFTREFTSDSPVYQQAGPSAFASPVEYDDRPAPARAYSNRAHPPQSQNYGQDYI, translated from the coding sequence ATGCTTTTTACATTGGTTATTTGGGTTTTGTCTATTCTGAAGCTGGCGCTCGCCATTATCTTATATCTCATCTTTTTGTTCCACCATATCCCTTCCCAAGATGGCTCCCTGAAAGCCTACTGTCGACGAAAGATCAAAACCCGTCTCACTCGCATCGTGCGTCGGAAGGTGGACAAGGCTTTGGCCAAGGGCATGGTGTTGCAAGAGCgaaaaccaacccaacccaacatgGGCTTAAATACGAACCCTACCTTGCCCACTGTCGGTAGTGATGACAAGGCGCCCACTGTCACCACTCTTTCGCGCAGCACAACGCAAACCACATTGCGGTCGTACTCATCACGCCCGGGGACAGCCGCACCGGATCGGGCCCCAACCCTTCCGAGCGTGGCAGCGTTCGAAGACAAACCCCCGCTCAGCCGAACAATGACTCAATCGTCGGCCTACTCTGCGTCCACTTCGCTCTCGGGAAGTACGGCAGTCTCAGGATATAGTCCTCTTGATCGCCAAAGCTCTCCAGTGCCGCCAGTACCTCCTCTCCCAACTCAGATTCCTATGCCTGTTTCACGGATCCAAACACCGATGTCAAGGTTCAATAACACACCAGGACCCGCAACCGCACCATCAGTCGGTGGAGTGAGTGGTATGGCTTCGGCGCATAGTTTTGGTGACACCGGCGACACTCAGAGCCCCTATGATACATACGCACCTCACGATCTCGCATCAACTGCGCCATACCATTCATATAGCCCAACAGAGACTACGGCACGAACTATGACACCAGGACGGAGTATGTCCCCGGGGGAAAATGGGCCTCTTCGAACCTTTTCACCTCCCGGTCCTAGTGGCACTCCTACCTTGCCTCCGCTGACTGGCTACCCAGCGCGATCGTTTGGCGCGGCCGGTCAACCTCCGGCTCGACCCCAGCCCAGTTTCAGTCCCGTTGATGGGGCGGTGATGAGAAACTTCTCCCCTGTCGCATCTCGCGGAGATCCGCGCCCCTCAGGATCAGATGGTTATGCCCCATTCAATCCTCCTTCCAGAAATTCCCCAGCACCTTTTACGAGGGAATTCACCTCAGATTCTCCCGTGTATCAACAGGCAGGGCCGAGTGCGTTCGCGTCGCCGGTTGAATACGATGATAGGCCTGCACCTGCACGAGCCTATTCCAATAGAGCGCACCCGCCTCAATCACAGAATTATGGACAGGATTATATCTAG
- a CDS encoding uncharacterized protein (predicted protein) yields MGLHSVYAVDTFTAVNLLAFSKWAGQIEPAIPFTVSRWIFAVCIIISFVLLVLRWIRAIRAIRSGSISQSYLDSLAVRLQSIRLWSSGHGWKRFLVFAELTKSKKGADLDECPYRRWAASSRQRNHVVFSHAHGSASRWGECVQDR; encoded by the exons ATGGGACTACATT CGGTGTATGCGGTTGACACCTTCACGGCCGTTAATCTACTCGCATTCTCGAAATGGGCCGGACAAATCGAGCCTGCCATTCCCTTTACCGTCTCTCGCTGGATTTTTGCCGTCTGTATTATCATCTCGTTCGTTCTCTTGGTTTTAAGATGGATCCGTGCTATTCGCGCCATTCGGTCCGGCAGTATCTCGCAGAGTTACTTGGACTCCCTCGCGGTGCGCCTCCAGAGTATTCGTCTATGGTCCAGTGGCCATGGATGGAAGCGATTCCTCGTCTTTGCGGAGCTCACCAAAAGTAAAAAGGGGGCCGA CCTGGATGAATGTCCTTATCGCCGATGGGCCGCGTCAAGTCGTCAACGCAATCACGTTGTATTCAGTCATGCGCATGGATCTGCTTCCCGGTGGGGAGAATGCGTCCAAGACAGATGA
- a CDS encoding uncharacterized protein (predicted protein), translated as MPPTPREIDLWNMIDQCEGVIAKQKGLIIAKTEELRVVKQRMEDGWALVKKLSARQALIEETRPRETTVIVELRQELAVKKGQLIIAQGKLRHVQDDTTAKERSLCERVAQLEQQLAREREQAEADSLSEHRSLRAELQTRKDQLVTLEHRLAAAEARERQSRGHIDTEHQNLVIRNNELVAQNQELMAQCQASQTEHDRLELQVRDSSVAIQERDAALGRVILLETELVTTKSSAESVVRQAQESLAHAYKADVALRQSMPDLQHTCDLTLAQERATADQAQKRASDLTAEVNVLQGKIGMAMRDAQRSHNQAAAAERTIQILEHRLSRWEASHSSQEIPKRPSRDVGSISTALAQSQVTVSQQQTEINDLRRQLGEAKQGFLWPSEQVAQEGVQKLWEVLSNEKRARTEDNIRWSRKTRELEDECQKLRISLSNAAASTPVRR; from the coding sequence ATGCCCCCGACGCCGCGCGAGATTGATCTGTGGAACATGATTGACCAGTGCGAAGGCGTGATCGCCAAGCAGAAGGGGCTCATTATTGCCAAGACCGAGGAGCTTAGGGTAGTCAAGCAGCGGATGGAGGATGGCTGGGCGCTTGTCAAGAAGCTGTCTGCCCGACAGGCCCTCATCGAGGAGACCCGACCCCGCGAGACGACCGTCATCGTGGAACTCCGCCAGGAGCTCGCGGTCAAGAAAGGGCAGCTCATCATCGCCCAGGGAAAGCTGAGGCACGTGCAGGACGATACTACTGCGAAGGAGCGGTCCCTCTGCGAACGGGTCGCCCAGCTGGAACAGCAGCTGGCCCGGGAGAGGGAACAGGCGGAGGCCGATTCCCTGAGTGAGCACCGTTCACTCAGAGCAGAGCTTCAAACTCGGAAGGACCAGCTTGTAACCCTCGAGCACCGCCTGGCCGCTGCAGAGGCCCGAGAACGGCAATCTCGCGGCCATATCGACACCGAACATCAGAATCTCGTTATCCGTAACAACGAGCTCGTCGCCCAAAACCAGGAACTCATGGCCCAGTGCCAGGCCTCCCAGACTGAGCACGACCGGCTGGAACTGCAGGTCCGTGACTCATCTGTGGCAATACAGGAGCGCGATGCCGCCCTCGGGCGTGTCATCCTCCTAGAGACCGAGCTCGTGACGACCAAGTCGTCTGCGGAGAGCGTGGTGCGGCAGGCGCAGGAGTCCCTAGCTCACGCATACAAAGCTGACGTGGCTCTTCGGCAATCTATGCCGGACCTCCAGCACACCTGTGACCTGACTCTCGCGCAGGAACGTGCGACCGCCGACCAGGCCCAGAAACGGGCTTCTGACCTTACTGCGGAGGTCAATGTTCTCCAAGGTAAGATCGGTATGGCGATGAGGGACGCCCAGAGGAGCCACAACCAggcggctgctgctgagAGGACGATCCAGATCCTCGAGCACCGCCTGTCCCGTTGGGAAGCTTCGCACAGTTCGCAGGAGATACCCAAGCGTCCATCCCGGGACGTGGGGTCGATCTCTACTGCGCTCGCGCAGAGCCAGGTGACGGTCTCCCAACAGCAGACGGAAATCAACGACCTCCGCCGCCAGCTCGGCGAAGCCAAGCAAGGGTTTCTGTGGCCCTCCGAGCAGGTGGCCCAGGAGGGCGTTCAGAAGCTGTGGGAGGTTCTGAGTAATGAGAAAAGAGCGCGGACGGAGGACAATATCCGTTGGAGCAGAAAGACGCgcgagctggaggatgagtgCCAAAAGCTCCGCATCTCGCTGTCCAACGCGGCGGCGTCGACGCCTGTGCGCCGTTAG
- a CDS encoding uncharacterized protein (predicted protein), with amino-acid sequence MPSGWQSRSPNDPVIIDGEVIGNDPRGTNIAVHSVAVLPEYQGTGVGKCLVKAYVEYIRNAGIEADQIMLICHDYLIRFYESAGFVNRGPSPSRFAGGGWYDMVLEV; translated from the exons ATGCCCAGTGGCTGGCAATCTCGCTCTCCCAACGACCCTGTGATAATAGATGGAGAGGTCATCGGCAATGATCCGCGCGGTACTAATATCGCGGTTCATTCTGTTGCAGTCCTGCCTGAGTATCAAGGGACGGGGGTGGGGAAGTGTCTTGTTAAGGCGTATGTGGAGTATATCAGGAATGCGGGCATAGAGGCAGATCAAATCATGCTGATATGTCATGATTATCTGATTCGGTTTTATGAAAGTGCGGGATTTGTGAATCGGGGGCCGAGTCCGTCTCGGTTTGCGGGTGGGGGGTGGTATGATATG GTGTTGGAGGTTTGA
- a CDS encoding uncharacterized protein (predicted protein), with amino-acid sequence MSGRSNDKQSLSRYKEMFSDLVNEHYEMKFDKLLPTHNGGSESEGHDLAKVISDYPEKGVLSSIMPSLETKLDNTAFLVAFITSAHDYSLSGKFDKEEADAVLKALFSKVVASFNIESVTSSHHTRGLYGGTSGYDGPSNNLRISPSLVVKLIQFADATGNDSTKLINTLTEYTLDVKEGTEESTFHDFLFPVANGICAHIDTTERSSTGSERRFMKHMLAKYVRDYVKKAPPSPPPDWKKKTTIRCICLNCASLRDFIDDPSSTTKDFALGEKRRNHLDQQIDKTFFTTTIVRANPHKLRVEKTQALLVSDFKAWVARVQIANSVLDQLSQKGYLEDMLGNQYHSILSHQNLVLPDDLPALPAPPGLRNMVQRTVPAKRPFGQ; translated from the exons ATGAGTGGAAGGTCTAACGACAAGCAATCTCTTTCTCGATACAAAGAAATGTTTTCTGACTTAGTTAATGAGCATTATGAAATGAAATTCGATAAATTACTCCCTACTCATAATGGAGGCTCAGAATCAGAGGGGCATGATCTGGCAAAAGTGATAAGCGATTACCCCGAAAAGGGGGTGCTCTCAAG TATCATGCCCTCCTTGGAAACCAAGCTGGACAACACGGCTTTTCTTGTGGCATTCATTACATCAGCTCATGACTACTCACTTTCTGGGAAATttgacaaggaagaggcAGATGCAGTGCTTAAAGCGCTTTTCTCAAAGGTTGTGGCATCTTTCAATATTGAAAGTGTGACAAGCTCACACCATACGCGAGGTCTATACGGAGGGACTTCCGGCTACGATGGGCCCAGCAATAATTTGCGGATTTCCCCGAGCCTGGTAGTTAAGTTGATTCAGTTTGCTGATGCCACGGGCAACGACAGCACGAAATTAATCAACACCCTTACTGAATACACCTTAGATGTCAAGGAAGGGACAGAGGAAAGTACTTTCCATGACTTCCTGTTCCCAGTTGCGAACGGCATCTGCGCACACATAGATACAACAGAGCGTTCCTCTACCGGAAGTGAACGGCGATTTATGAAACATATGCTGGCCAAATATGTGCGTGACTACGTCAAAAAGGCCcctccatcaccaccgcccgactggaaaaagaagacgaCCATCCGGTGTATCTGCCTCAACTGTGCCTCTCTACGCGATTTCATCGATGACCCGTCCAGCACAACGAAGGATTTCGCGCTGGGTGAAAAACGCAGGAACCATCTGGATCAGCAAATTGATAAGACTTTCTTCACTACAACTATCGTTAGAGCCAACCCGCACAAACTGCGAGTTGAAAAAACACAAGCTCTGCTTGTTTCCGACTTCAAAGCCTGGGTCGCACGAGTACAGATCGCGAACTCTGTGCTGGACCAATTGTCTCAAAAGGGCTACCTGGAGGACATGCTTGGAAATCAATATCACTCTATCCTTTCTCACCAGAATCTCGTACTTCCCGATGACCTACCTGCACTTCCCGCACCTCCTGGTCTTAGGAATATGGTTCAACGCACCGTGCCAGCTAAGCGTCCTTTCGGACAATGA
- a CDS encoding 2OG-Fe(II) oxygenase (predicted protein) yields the protein MAPSNNENDPIDIKNGLNLVLDKVRSTGSFMTSANIDTAVNPGLYIPDVGNIGLPISTEHAKAIIQSCHPSPYGKGTETLVDESVRKSWQLDASQFALQNPRWQLQVELFVDKAVTGLGLTANGREVKAKLYKLLIYEEGAFFLPHRDSEKADGMFGTLAVCFPSKHEGGDVIVSHSRDQLKFQTAPTSEFGISWAAWYADVTHEVKPVTSGYRVVLIYNLIHRPSTALLESRGSSTENITRLLDPWARAAGVDPIPYLDGWNNRIHDTCPPALIYVLGHQYTNAALNFSRLKGVDQCRFAELRGACQRAGFDIFLANIEKKEMGAVEDDGSFYGGSYGRGGNGTHRIDYLIESSLTLSHVVDSGGIAVGRDIPFPKDMLIQTSVFDRDPDKEDFQGFTGNEGASATHFYHETVSFYVVHSDPYALC from the coding sequence ATGGCCCCATCTAATAATGAAAATGACCCTATTGACATTAAAAATGGTCTCAATCTCGTGCTAGACAAAGTTCGGTCCACAGGATCGTTTATGACGAGTGCGAATATTGATACCGCCGTCAATCCTGGCCTCTACATTCCAGATGTGGGGAACATAGGGCTTCCTATATCAACTGAGCATGCGAAGGCAATAATCCAGTCCTGCCATCCGAGCCCCTACGGAAAGGGCACTGAAACCCTGGTAGACGAATCAGTACGGAAAAGTTGGCAACTTGACGCAAGCCAGTTTGCTCTCCAGAACCCCAGATGGCAACTGCAGGTTGAATTGTTCGTGGACAAAGCTGTAACTGGTCTTGGCCTTACGGCAAATGGGCGGGAGGTCAAGGCCAAGCTATACAAATTACTTATCTACGAGGAGGGCGCATTCTTTCTACCCCACCGAGATTCTGAAAAGGCCGATGGCATGTTCGGCACACTCGCTGTGTGTTTCCCGTCAAAACACGAAGGGGGGGATGTGATCGTCTCTCATAGTCGGGATCAGCTCAAGTTTCAAACAGCGCCAACCTCCGAATTTGGGATTTCATGGGCTGCTTGGTATGCAGATGTCACTCACGAGGTGAAGCCTGTTACATCCGGATATAGGGTTGTCCTAATTTACAACTTAATACATCGCCCGTCAACCGCTCTGTTGGAATCTCGTGGCAGTAGCACCGAGAACATTACTCGTCTGCTTGATCCTTGGGCCCGTGCCGCTGGAGTAGACCCCATACCATATTTAGATGGTTGGAATAATCGCATCCATGACACTTGCCCGCCAGCCCTTATTTATGTGCTTGGACACCAGTATACCAATGCGGCGCTTAACTTTTCTCGACTGAAAGGGGTTGACCAGTGTCGTTTTGCAGAACTCCGGGGTGCATGCCAAAGGGCCGGTTTCGATATCTTCCTAGCCAAcattgagaaaaaggaaatgggtGCAGTTGAGGATGATGGGTCCTTCTACGGCGGCTCCTATGGTCGGGGAGGTAATGGCACTCATCGTATTGACTATCTAATTGAATCTAGCCTTACGTTGTCGCATGTGGTTGACTCAGGAGGCATTGCTGTCGGAAGGGATATACCGTTCCCTAAGGACATGCTAATCCAAACGAGTGTTTTCGATCGCGATCCCGATAAGGAAGACTTTCAAGGCTTCACGGGCAATGAGGGTGCTTCGGCAACCCACTTTTACCACGAGACGGTAAGTTTCTATGTTGTTCATAGTGACCCATACGCACTCTGCTAG